A genomic stretch from Haloferax sp. Atlit-12N includes:
- a CDS encoding MFS transporter — translation MSRLFGGDEPSVEFVAGSLIAGVFFGGVGAGVAFPTLPTLGPILGITPFVVGLILSANRFTRLVVNTPAGQILDRMGTRRPMIAGFVVQGLSPFGYVLGLNPGPIPLDSATIFLLSRACWGVGSAFVFVGAFSTITHVTSAENRGKWVGYMRGGQSLGFPAGLVVGGLVTDAFGYATAFAVAGCAGLFAALVAVSVLPDVQTDVTAASSLRDVPRLVRSDIRIFTVGTVNFAVRFLFAGVLLSTAVLYATANDISLGGLSGAGVSGVVMAVGVVASSVTTLVVGRYSDRLSNRAALTLPALGVLASGFALLALVPTLPSTLAGVALIGIGVGGSNPPLLAYLGDLSPADDVGKLGGVYNVFGDSGSTLGPLVAVPLAEVVGFRVEYLACVALVVVVGLLVARTLYGEAATVPRSELS, via the coding sequence GTGAGTCGGCTATTCGGCGGCGACGAGCCGTCAGTCGAGTTCGTCGCCGGGAGCCTCATCGCCGGCGTCTTCTTCGGTGGCGTCGGCGCGGGCGTCGCCTTCCCGACGCTCCCGACGCTCGGCCCAATCCTCGGCATCACGCCGTTCGTGGTCGGCCTCATCCTCTCGGCGAACCGGTTCACCCGACTGGTCGTGAACACGCCCGCCGGACAGATACTCGACCGGATGGGGACGCGCCGGCCGATGATAGCCGGGTTCGTCGTGCAGGGGCTGTCGCCGTTCGGCTACGTCCTCGGGCTGAATCCCGGGCCGATTCCGCTCGACAGCGCGACTATCTTCCTCCTGTCGCGGGCCTGCTGGGGCGTCGGCTCGGCGTTCGTCTTCGTCGGCGCGTTCAGCACCATCACGCACGTCACCTCGGCCGAAAACCGCGGGAAGTGGGTCGGCTACATGCGCGGCGGGCAGAGCCTCGGCTTCCCCGCGGGTCTCGTGGTCGGCGGCCTCGTCACCGACGCGTTCGGCTACGCCACCGCGTTCGCCGTCGCGGGGTGCGCGGGGCTGTTCGCCGCCCTCGTCGCCGTCTCCGTCCTCCCGGACGTGCAGACCGACGTGACGGCGGCGAGTTCGCTCCGCGACGTGCCGCGACTGGTGCGCTCGGACATCCGCATCTTCACCGTCGGTACCGTCAACTTCGCCGTCCGGTTCCTGTTCGCGGGCGTCCTCCTCTCGACGGCCGTGCTGTACGCGACGGCGAACGACATCTCGCTCGGCGGCCTCTCTGGGGCTGGCGTCAGCGGCGTCGTGATGGCCGTCGGCGTCGTCGCGTCGAGCGTCACGACGCTCGTCGTCGGGCGGTACTCCGACCGTCTGTCGAACCGCGCGGCGCTGACCCTCCCCGCGCTGGGCGTCCTCGCGTCCGGGTTCGCGCTGTTGGCGCTCGTACCGACGCTCCCCTCGACGCTCGCGGGCGTGGCGCTCATCGGCATCGGCGTCGGCGGGTCGAACCCGCCGCTGTTGGCCTATCTCGGCGACCTCAGCCCGGCCGACGACGTGGGCAAACTCGGCGGCGTCTACAACGTCTTCGGCGATTCGGGGTCGACGCTCGGCCCGCTCGTGGCCGTCCCGCTGGCCGAGGTGGTCGGCTTCCGCGTCGAGTACCTCGCCTGCGTCGCGCTCGTCGTCGTCGTCGGACTACTCGTGGCGCGGACGCTCTACGGGGAGGCTGCGACGGTACCGCGGTCGGAACTGTCGTGA
- the npdG gene encoding NADPH-dependent F420 reductase, with the protein MRIALLGGTGDIGEGLALRWAYHTDHEVIIGSRDPDKARAKADEYETELSSRGRDVKVNGFTNEMAADRASVVVLAVPPYHVSDTVEAVADSLSEGDVLVTPAAGIKRDDDGFHYHPPKAGSVTALVADAAPDDVPVVGAFHNLAAGRLADLDADLGIDTLLVADDEDAKETVRLLAEGIDGLRALDGGGLANAPEIEAVTPLLINVAQNNDGLHDLGIEFK; encoded by the coding sequence ATGCGAATCGCACTCCTCGGTGGGACCGGCGACATCGGCGAGGGCCTCGCCCTCCGCTGGGCCTACCACACCGACCACGAGGTCATCATCGGGTCGCGCGACCCCGACAAGGCCCGCGCGAAGGCCGACGAGTACGAGACCGAACTCTCCAGCCGCGGCCGCGACGTGAAGGTAAACGGCTTCACGAACGAGATGGCAGCCGACCGCGCCTCCGTGGTCGTCCTCGCCGTGCCGCCGTACCACGTCTCCGACACCGTCGAGGCCGTCGCCGACTCCCTGTCCGAGGGCGACGTGCTCGTCACGCCCGCGGCGGGCATCAAGCGCGACGACGACGGCTTCCACTACCACCCGCCGAAGGCGGGGAGCGTGACGGCGCTCGTCGCCGACGCGGCCCCCGACGACGTGCCGGTCGTCGGCGCGTTCCACAACCTCGCGGCCGGCCGACTGGCCGACCTCGACGCCGACCTCGGCATCGACACGCTCCTCGTCGCCGACGACGAGGACGCCAAGGAGACAGTGCGCTTGCTCGCCGAGGGCATCGACGGCCTCCGCGCCCTCGACGGCGGTGGCCTCGCCAACGCCCCCGAAATCGAGGCGGTGACGCCGCTTCTCATCAACGTCGCACAGAACAACGACGGCCTGCACGACCTCGGCATCGAGTTCAAGTAG
- a CDS encoding TIGR01548 family HAD-type hydrolase: MHADAVVLDIDGVLVDVADSYRRAIVESVDRHYGTTISRDEVQLFKDAGGFNNDWELTYAAALYVLAAREIDLSVAEFTDEIESRGGGLDAAEATVEALLSDPSVVFDEWDPEALRETFQALYLGSDFYGDLEGGEPPFEAAGYIHDEPVLLRPETLDALGDRELGVVTGRPSAEADIALDRVALDVADDHRFTMDDWEEGKPHPAALVTVAERLGADSVVFVGDTLDDVKTALNADAADPDRVYYGVGVLSGGLTGDDGRQKFSEIGAAAVVEDVNEVPDLLD, from the coding sequence ATGCACGCGGACGCTGTCGTCCTCGATATCGACGGAGTGCTCGTCGACGTCGCCGACTCCTACCGGCGCGCCATCGTCGAATCCGTGGACCGACACTACGGCACGACCATCTCCCGCGACGAGGTCCAACTGTTCAAGGACGCCGGCGGCTTCAACAACGACTGGGAACTGACGTACGCGGCGGCGCTGTACGTCCTCGCCGCCCGCGAAATCGACCTGTCGGTCGCCGAGTTCACCGACGAAATCGAGTCCCGCGGCGGCGGCCTCGACGCCGCCGAGGCGACCGTCGAAGCCCTGCTCTCCGACCCGAGCGTCGTCTTCGACGAGTGGGACCCCGAGGCGCTCCGCGAGACGTTTCAGGCGCTCTACCTCGGAAGCGACTTTTACGGCGACCTCGAAGGCGGCGAGCCACCGTTCGAGGCCGCCGGCTACATCCACGACGAACCCGTGCTCCTCCGCCCGGAGACGCTCGACGCCCTCGGCGACCGCGAACTCGGCGTCGTCACCGGCCGCCCCAGCGCCGAGGCCGACATCGCGCTCGACCGGGTCGCTCTCGACGTGGCTGACGACCACCGGTTCACGATGGACGACTGGGAGGAGGGCAAGCCCCACCCCGCCGCGCTCGTGACCGTCGCGGAGCGCCTCGGAGCCGACTCGGTCGTCTTCGTCGGCGACACCCTCGACGACGTGAAGACGGCGCTGAACGCCGACGCCGCGGACCCCGACCGCGTCTACTACGGCGTGGGCGTTCTCTCCGGCGGCCTGACCGGCGACGACGGCCGACAGAAGTTCTCCGAAATCGGCGCGGCCGCCGTCGTCGAGGACGTGAACGAAGTTCCGGACCTGCTCGACTGA
- a CDS encoding UPF0146 family protein, whose product MKKSLRDALVARLSGYDRAVEVGVGRESSVAAALADRGVDVVAVDVHDFPVPDGVSFVRDDVFARADASDLGPYADAGVVYALNVPVELHRPTAEVARRADADFLFTTLGYDEPSIPVARESLPGDTLYVAERGRRGQRVGRD is encoded by the coding sequence GTGAAAAAATCGCTGCGCGACGCGCTCGTCGCACGGTTGTCGGGGTACGACCGCGCGGTCGAAGTCGGCGTCGGTCGGGAGTCGTCGGTGGCGGCTGCCCTCGCCGACCGCGGGGTCGACGTGGTCGCCGTCGACGTGCACGACTTTCCCGTCCCCGACGGCGTCTCCTTCGTCCGCGACGACGTGTTCGCCCGCGCCGACGCCTCCGACCTCGGCCCCTACGCCGACGCCGGCGTCGTCTACGCCCTGAACGTCCCCGTCGAACTCCACCGGCCCACCGCGGAGGTCGCCCGCCGCGCCGACGCCGACTTCCTGTTCACCACGCTCGGCTACGACGAGCCCTCGATTCCGGTCGCCCGCGAGTCGCTTCCGGGCGATACCCTGTACGTCGCCGAGCGCGGACGGCGGGGCCAGCGCGTCGGGCGGGACTAG
- a CDS encoding archaemetzincin family Zn-dependent metalloprotease, whose protein sequence is MLVDIVPIGDISAAVKREASAGLRSVYDCDVTVHSNQAIPEGAFDRSRNQYRAEQFIELASRIGRGEKNIGITEKDLYYRRRNYVFGLAYLNGNGSVISTYRLQTSTDGGITNKPADEVLSDRVRKEVVHEIGHTLGLEHCDNNKCVMSFSPTVREVDVKEENLCGTCSRLVH, encoded by the coding sequence ATGCTCGTCGATATCGTGCCTATCGGGGATATTTCTGCGGCCGTCAAGCGGGAGGCATCCGCCGGACTCCGCTCCGTCTACGACTGCGACGTGACCGTGCACTCGAATCAGGCGATACCCGAGGGCGCGTTCGACCGGAGCCGAAACCAGTACCGGGCCGAGCAGTTCATCGAACTGGCGAGTCGCATCGGCCGCGGCGAGAAGAACATCGGCATCACGGAGAAGGACCTCTACTACCGCCGCCGAAACTACGTCTTCGGCCTCGCGTACCTCAACGGCAACGGCTCCGTCATCTCCACCTACCGACTCCAGACCTCAACCGACGGCGGCATCACGAACAAGCCCGCCGACGAGGTGCTGTCAGACCGCGTTCGCAAGGAGGTCGTCCACGAGATCGGCCACACCCTCGGCCTCGAACACTGCGACAACAACAAGTGCGTCATGTCCTTCTCGCCGACGGTCCGCGAGGTGGACGTGAAAGAAGAGAACCTCTGCGGCACCTGCAGTCGGCTCGTTCACTAG
- a CDS encoding universal stress protein: MNFVVAVDGSAAADRALDHALTMLEPLGATVTIVHAVEPQVLVEGGEEPVAGVARTGDRIVAESLEDAESRAEHVLQAAAERAADAGVEATTELLYGDPVEAIPTYADEADAEGIFVGHRGLSKRYEGLVGSVAKELVERASCPVTVVR, from the coding sequence ATGAACTTCGTCGTTGCAGTAGACGGCTCTGCGGCCGCCGACAGAGCGCTCGACCACGCGCTCACGATGCTCGAACCGCTGGGTGCGACGGTCACCATCGTCCACGCGGTCGAACCGCAGGTCCTCGTCGAAGGCGGCGAGGAGCCCGTCGCGGGCGTCGCCAGAACCGGCGACCGAATCGTCGCCGAGAGCCTCGAAGACGCGGAATCGCGCGCCGAACACGTCCTGCAAGCGGCCGCCGAACGCGCCGCCGACGCGGGCGTCGAAGCGACCACGGAACTCCTCTACGGCGACCCCGTCGAGGCGATTCCGACCTACGCCGACGAGGCGGACGCCGAGGGCATCTTCGTCGGCCACCGCGGCCTCTCGAAGCGCTACGAGGGACTGGTCGGCAGCGTCGCCAAGGAACTGGTCGAACGGGCGTCCTGCCCCGTCACCGTCGTTCGCTGA
- the rtcA gene encoding RNA 3'-terminal phosphate cyclase, with translation MRRLDGHDGGGQPLRTALALSLVTGEPFEMTNVRGNRSTPGLKAQHVACVSVAAAVSNAEVEGGEVGSSRLRFSPRNIRTDSVEVAVGTAGSATLVCETVLPAAVALDDPLSLAVTGGTDVRWSPPADYLRYAKRPLCSAFGVDFGVSVPRRGFYPAGGGRLSLRIKPAEPTPLALSRRTEPDELRVYSVASESLADAAVAERQVEGVRDALAEAGVELPVHASVSSVESDSPGSVVVVVARGGEDERGGDGSASLVAGFDAYGERGTPAEAVGSRAAASFLDWLRGDAPVDRHMADQLLVWVALAGGRVRIPAVTDHVRTNLDVIRAFGYDVTLRAGDDSDGDSGAGSGAVVESDGGR, from the coding sequence ATGCGCCGACTCGACGGCCACGACGGCGGCGGTCAACCCCTGCGAACCGCCCTCGCGCTCTCGCTCGTCACCGGCGAGCCGTTCGAGATGACGAACGTCCGCGGAAATCGCTCGACGCCCGGGCTGAAGGCCCAGCACGTCGCCTGCGTCTCCGTCGCCGCCGCCGTCTCGAACGCCGAGGTCGAGGGCGGGGAAGTCGGGTCATCGAGGCTCCGCTTTTCCCCCCGCAACATCCGAACCGACTCGGTCGAGGTTGCCGTCGGCACCGCCGGGAGCGCGACGCTCGTCTGCGAGACGGTGCTTCCGGCGGCCGTCGCTCTCGACGACCCGCTTTCGCTCGCCGTCACCGGCGGCACCGACGTTCGGTGGTCGCCGCCGGCGGACTACCTCCGGTACGCGAAGCGCCCGCTGTGTTCGGCGTTCGGCGTCGACTTCGGTGTCTCGGTGCCTCGCCGCGGCTTCTACCCGGCCGGGGGCGGCAGGCTTTCGCTCCGCATCAAGCCGGCCGAGCCGACGCCGCTGGCGCTGTCCCGCCGCACGGAACCCGACGAACTCCGGGTCTACTCGGTCGCGAGCGAGTCGCTCGCGGACGCCGCGGTGGCCGAGCGACAGGTCGAGGGCGTCCGCGACGCGCTCGCCGAGGCCGGCGTCGAACTCCCCGTTCACGCCTCGGTCTCGTCGGTCGAAAGCGACTCGCCCGGGTCGGTCGTGGTCGTCGTCGCGCGGGGCGGAGAGGACGAGAGAGGCGGCGACGGCTCCGCGTCGCTCGTCGCCGGCTTCGACGCCTACGGCGAGCGCGGCACGCCGGCCGAAGCAGTCGGGTCGCGGGCGGCCGCGTCGTTCCTCGACTGGCTCCGCGGCGACGCGCCCGTGGACCGCCATATGGCCGACCAACTGCTCGTCTGGGTCGCCCTCGCCGGGGGTCGCGTGCGGATTCCCGCCGTCACGGACCACGTGCGGACGAACCTCGACGTGATTCGGGCCTTCGGCTACGACGTGACGCTTCGGGCGGGCGACGACAGCGACGGTGATAGCGGCGCGGGGTCGGGCGCAGTCGTCGAGTCCGACGGCGGTCGGTGA
- a CDS encoding YbhB/YbcL family Raf kinase inhibitor-like protein produces the protein MISSDSSERRRGLTLQSPAFDDGSPIPRTHGYATENESPPLRIGGVPPGTVSLALVMDDPDAVKPAGRVWDHWLVWNIDPETDAIEAGETPPGAVEGTNSYGEPGYGGPNPPDGEHAYRFLLYALDAPLDLDAGATKADLKRAIAGHVIAETQLIGTYAP, from the coding sequence ATGATATCGAGCGATTCGAGCGAGCGCCGTCGCGGGCTCACCCTCCAGAGCCCGGCGTTCGACGACGGAAGCCCGATACCCCGCACGCACGGCTACGCGACCGAAAACGAGAGCCCGCCGCTCCGAATCGGCGGCGTTCCCCCGGGAACCGTCTCGCTCGCGCTCGTGATGGACGACCCCGACGCGGTGAAGCCCGCGGGCAGGGTGTGGGACCACTGGCTCGTCTGGAACATCGACCCCGAGACCGACGCCATCGAGGCGGGTGAGACGCCGCCGGGCGCGGTCGAGGGAACTAACAGCTACGGCGAACCGGGCTACGGCGGCCCGAACCCACCGGACGGTGAGCACGCCTACCGCTTCCTGCTGTACGCGCTCGATGCACCGCTGGACCTCGACGCGGGCGCGACGAAGGCCGACCTGAAGCGCGCCATCGCGGGACACGTCATCGCCGAGACGCAGTTAATCGGGACCTACGCGCCCTGA
- a CDS encoding VOC family protein, producing MTNDSPSDGSLTDDTHLGRVALRVGSLDRVVPFYRDVVGLEVERERDGSRAVLSAGETPIVVLDEAPDAPERGRREAGLFHLAVRVPDRGALGDVLSRARTRASDAGATLSGASDHLVSEALYFRDPEGNGVEVYHDRPREEWPWTDDRRVSMDTLPLDLGSLADDADGGDRAPDGTDLGHVHLEVTNVPRSRDFYVDALGMRVRDEGYPNASFVAAGEYHHHVGLNSWNNRSAPAGESRGIEWFEIVVPDAETLDAVRESLVAAGHEFDEVESGDGNAADATDAAAAATTTESLALSDPDGIGVRVVRGR from the coding sequence ATGACGAACGATTCCCCATCCGACGGTTCGCTCACGGACGACACCCACCTCGGTCGGGTCGCGCTCCGCGTCGGCTCGCTCGACCGCGTGGTCCCGTTCTACCGCGACGTGGTCGGTCTCGAAGTCGAGCGCGAACGCGACGGCTCGCGGGCGGTTCTCTCGGCCGGTGAGACTCCCATCGTCGTCCTCGACGAAGCCCCCGACGCCCCGGAGCGCGGCCGCCGCGAAGCCGGGTTGTTCCACCTCGCGGTTCGCGTGCCCGACCGGGGCGCGCTCGGCGACGTGCTCTCCCGCGCCCGAACCCGCGCCAGCGACGCCGGCGCGACCCTCTCCGGCGCGTCCGACCACCTCGTCAGCGAGGCGCTGTACTTCCGCGACCCGGAGGGCAACGGCGTCGAGGTCTACCACGACCGCCCGCGCGAGGAGTGGCCGTGGACCGACGACCGCCGGGTGTCGATGGACACGCTCCCGCTGGACCTCGGGTCGCTCGCCGACGACGCCGACGGCGGGGACCGCGCGCCCGACGGCACCGACCTCGGCCACGTCCACCTCGAAGTCACGAACGTCCCCCGTTCGCGGGACTTCTACGTCGATGCGCTCGGCATGCGCGTCCGCGACGAGGGTTACCCCAACGCGTCGTTCGTCGCCGCCGGCGAGTACCACCACCACGTCGGCCTGAACAGTTGGAACAACCGGAGCGCCCCGGCCGGCGAGAGCCGCGGCATCGAATGGTTCGAAATCGTCGTCCCCGACGCCGAGACGCTCGACGCGGTCCGCGAGTCGCTCGTCGCTGCCGGCCACGAGTTCGACGAGGTCGAATCCGGCGACGGTAACGCGGCCGACGCGACTGACGCGGCCGCCGCGGCCACCACGACCGAGTCGCTCGCCCTCTCCGACCCCGACGGAATCGGCGTTCGCGTCGTTCGCGGACGCTGA
- a CDS encoding ribosome biogenesis/translation initiation ATPase RLI, translating to MADDSIAVVDLDRCSPDRCSYECSNFCPPNRTGKECITLRGEDAEQGGPDQVRISEEICLGETCGICVEKCPFDAIEIINLPSELNEDPTHRYGENAFSLYGLPVPESGSVTGILGPNGIGKTTAVRALAGEMVPNLGNYDEEPTWESVLDRFRGTELQNYVERVRDGEVSIARKPQYVDQIPKQFDGSARDLLEATDERGALDSYIDRLDIGPVVDNDIETLSGGELQRVALAATLARDRDFYFLDEISPYLDIGQRVTAARLIRELAEEEDRAVLVVEHDLAILDLLADTLHVAYGEPGAYGVITDPKSVRNGINEYLKGYLSNENMRIRPEAITFEEHAPRETTKAEPLVEYPELAKSYGDGEFSLDVESGTIYNGEVLGIVGPNGIGKSTLAQLFTGDLTPDLGELDFALDISYKPQYIEIDQPMRVDAFLSSITDQFGSSYWNTEIANPLQLNRIMERNLTDLSGGERQRVAIAACLSQDADLYLLDEPSAHLDVEQRVQATSAIRRYAENHDATVMVIDHDIYMMDLLADRLMVFDGEPSIEGHASKPQEMRDGMNDFLSDLDITFRRDERTQRPRINKPDSQLDREQKRAGEYYYAE from the coding sequence ATGGCCGACGATAGTATCGCCGTCGTCGACTTAGACCGGTGTTCTCCCGACCGCTGTAGCTACGAGTGCTCGAACTTCTGTCCGCCGAACCGGACGGGCAAAGAGTGCATCACGCTCCGCGGCGAGGACGCCGAACAGGGCGGTCCCGACCAGGTGCGTATCTCCGAGGAAATCTGCCTCGGCGAGACCTGCGGCATCTGCGTCGAGAAGTGCCCCTTCGATGCAATCGAAATCATCAACCTCCCCTCGGAACTCAACGAGGACCCGACCCACCGCTACGGCGAGAACGCCTTCTCGCTGTACGGGCTTCCGGTCCCCGAGTCCGGCTCGGTCACGGGTATCCTCGGACCGAACGGTATCGGGAAGACCACGGCCGTCCGCGCCCTCGCGGGCGAGATGGTCCCTAACCTCGGCAACTACGACGAGGAGCCGACGTGGGAGTCCGTCCTCGACCGCTTCCGCGGGACCGAACTCCAGAACTACGTCGAGCGGGTCCGGGACGGCGAGGTTTCCATCGCGCGCAAGCCGCAGTACGTCGACCAGATTCCCAAGCAGTTCGACGGTTCTGCCCGCGACCTCTTGGAGGCGACCGACGAGCGCGGCGCGCTCGACTCCTACATCGACCGCCTCGACATCGGTCCCGTCGTCGACAACGACATCGAGACGCTCTCCGGCGGCGAACTCCAGCGGGTCGCCCTCGCGGCGACGCTCGCCCGCGACCGCGACTTCTACTTCCTCGACGAGATTTCGCCGTACCTCGACATCGGCCAGCGCGTCACCGCCGCGCGGCTCATCCGCGAACTCGCGGAGGAAGAAGACCGCGCGGTGCTCGTGGTCGAACACGACCTCGCAATCCTCGACCTGCTCGCCGACACGCTCCACGTCGCCTACGGTGAGCCCGGGGCGTACGGTGTCATCACCGACCCCAAGTCGGTCCGAAACGGCATCAACGAGTATCTGAAAGGGTACCTCTCGAACGAGAACATGCGCATCCGTCCGGAGGCTATCACCTTCGAGGAACACGCGCCGCGCGAGACGACGAAGGCCGAACCCCTCGTCGAGTACCCCGAACTCGCCAAGTCCTACGGCGACGGCGAGTTCTCGCTCGACGTGGAGTCCGGCACCATCTACAACGGCGAAGTGCTCGGCATCGTCGGCCCCAACGGTATCGGGAAGTCGACGCTCGCACAGCTCTTCACGGGCGACCTGACACCCGACCTGGGCGAGCTCGACTTCGCGCTCGACATCTCGTACAAGCCGCAGTACATCGAAATCGACCAGCCGATGCGGGTCGACGCGTTCCTCTCGTCTATCACCGACCAGTTCGGTTCGTCGTACTGGAACACCGAAATCGCGAACCCGCTCCAGCTCAACCGCATCATGGAGCGCAACCTCACCGACCTCTCCGGTGGCGAGCGCCAGCGCGTCGCCATCGCAGCGTGCCTCTCGCAGGACGCCGACCTCTACCTGCTCGACGAGCCGTCGGCCCACCTCGACGTGGAACAGCGCGTGCAGGCCACCTCGGCCATCCGCCGCTACGCCGAGAACCACGACGCGACGGTCATGGTCATCGACCACGACATCTACATGATGGACCTGCTCGCGGACCGCCTGATGGTGTTCGACGGCGAGCCGTCCATCGAGGGCCACGCCTCGAAACCGCAGGAGATGCGCGACGGCATGAACGACTTCCTGTCGGACCTCGACATCACGTTCCGCCGCGACGAGCGCACCCAGCGCCCGCGCATCAACAAGCCCGACTCGCAACTCGACCGCGAGCAGAAGCGCGCCGGCGAGTACTACTACGCCGAATAG
- a CDS encoding helix-turn-helix domain-containing protein, producing MAGTEEESLDDLPPSAKLVFKVLEYNGPLTQKGIVEESMLSARTVRYALERLEGIGIVDEDVYFADARQNLYQLTDLAPQQAQAKADGGKEKACCAE from the coding sequence ATGGCTGGAACAGAAGAGGAGAGTCTCGACGACCTCCCACCGAGTGCGAAGCTTGTTTTCAAAGTGCTCGAATACAACGGTCCGCTCACCCAGAAAGGCATCGTCGAAGAGTCGATGCTCTCGGCGCGAACCGTTCGCTACGCGCTCGAACGACTGGAGGGAATCGGTATCGTCGACGAGGACGTTTACTTCGCCGACGCCCGACAGAACCTCTATCAGTTGACCGATCTCGCGCCGCAGCAGGCGCAGGCCAAAGCCGACGGCGGCAAGGAAAAGGCCTGCTGCGCCGAGTAA